The following coding sequences are from one Candidatus Nitronereus thalassa window:
- a CDS encoding HIT family protein has protein sequence MAYGLKSGINISPLLSLFDILLILSSMADTIFKKILSGEIPCHKVYEDEQVLAFLDINPLSKGHTLVIPKEPAETLDQLSDESSAAIGRVLPRLCRAVLKATGARDYNILQNNGAPAHQAVFHVHYHIIPKEENGAGLGIGWKPTALNSGADLARSIASCLDP, from the coding sequence ATGGCCTATGGTCTCAAGTCAGGAATCAACATTTCCCCCCTCTTGTCATTGTTCGATATTTTGCTTATTCTTTCATCCATGGCTGACACGATTTTTAAAAAAATTCTTAGTGGCGAGATTCCTTGTCATAAAGTTTATGAAGACGAGCAGGTCCTTGCATTTTTGGATATTAATCCCCTCTCCAAGGGCCATACCTTGGTGATTCCTAAAGAGCCCGCGGAAACCTTGGATCAATTGTCCGACGAATCTTCGGCGGCGATTGGACGAGTACTTCCCCGTTTGTGTCGAGCAGTCCTGAAGGCCACCGGTGCAAGGGACTATAACATTCTCCAAAACAATGGAGCTCCGGCTCACCAGGCGGTCTTTCATGTTCATTATCACATTATTCCAAAAGAAGAGAATGGCGCGGGGCTGGGTATTGGATGGAAACCTACCGCTTTGAATTCTGGTGCCGACTTGGCTCGTTCTATTGCTTCTTGTTTAGACCCATAA
- a CDS encoding retropepsin-like aspartic protease translates to MQKSSFSGIVIGIAIGISSITAIFGFGLFSIGKQIDNPQTVEIVREAIHDELDRTSLLDMLLGNNTSQNVSEPIFDDEIIIPAVRSGNHLYVDVEINDYQTVTLLVDTGATDIMLKAEVAYELGLSESDAIEATYNTANGPTQQFITMLELVRIGEAEQSKVRASFGRGMTDGFEDGLLGMSFLKHYHVDIDLKREELHLRPREK, encoded by the coding sequence ATGCAAAAATCTTCTTTCAGTGGAATTGTCATCGGTATTGCCATCGGAATCTCTTCCATTACTGCCATTTTTGGTTTTGGTCTCTTTTCTATTGGCAAGCAAATCGACAACCCACAAACGGTAGAAATTGTTCGTGAAGCTATTCATGACGAACTTGATCGTACGAGTCTTTTAGACATGCTCCTCGGCAACAACACCTCTCAAAATGTTTCTGAGCCAATTTTCGATGATGAAATAATTATTCCGGCGGTCCGATCAGGCAACCACCTTTATGTGGATGTAGAAATAAACGACTATCAGACGGTGACACTACTGGTGGATACTGGCGCTACGGACATTATGTTAAAAGCTGAAGTAGCTTACGAACTAGGCCTTTCAGAATCAGACGCCATTGAAGCCACCTATAATACAGCCAATGGTCCGACTCAACAGTTCATTACCATGCTGGAGTTAGTTCGAATTGGGGAAGCCGAACAGAGCAAAGTACGAGCTTCTTTTGGTAGGGGAATGACAGACGGATTTGAAGATGGCCTTTTAGGGATGAGTTTCTTAAAACACTATCATGTTGACATTGATTTGAAACGCGAAGAACTTCACCTTCGTCCCCGCGAAAAGTAA
- a CDS encoding YkgJ family cysteine cluster protein → MSSPKQLETFRLSLQTTVGELQAEISVPTSFIPISDIVPLMRSLGEQALAMEEDHNRLAGHQISCHKGCAACCRMLVPVSPPEAFALQRNIEQLPVPLREKILTRLSSVKKTLEQSGLLGKLVQISETRSQLSDEDMEPVNQAYYAQRLPCVFLEDEVCSIYEFRPAACRELLVTSPKELCQDIAQNPVVPLSAPFRIATVLSLMWAELTKGPAKLIPLPVALDWADRHAKENQSTQTGESLLKMGLDKILGFLRQNS, encoded by the coding sequence ATGAGCTCGCCAAAACAACTAGAAACCTTTCGTCTCTCGCTTCAGACCACTGTCGGCGAACTCCAGGCGGAAATCTCGGTACCGACAAGTTTTATTCCTATATCAGATATTGTCCCTCTCATGCGCTCATTGGGCGAACAAGCCCTCGCAATGGAAGAAGATCACAATCGATTGGCCGGACACCAAATTTCTTGTCATAAAGGATGCGCCGCTTGCTGCCGAATGCTGGTCCCCGTCTCTCCACCTGAAGCTTTTGCACTCCAACGAAACATCGAACAACTACCAGTCCCTCTACGAGAAAAAATTTTAACTCGTCTGAGTTCTGTCAAAAAGACATTGGAGCAATCGGGCCTCCTTGGAAAACTTGTGCAGATATCAGAGACCCGATCGCAATTGTCTGATGAGGATATGGAGCCAGTCAATCAAGCATATTATGCCCAGCGATTGCCATGTGTGTTTCTTGAGGATGAAGTGTGCAGCATTTATGAATTCCGACCCGCGGCCTGCCGAGAACTTCTTGTCACCTCCCCCAAAGAATTGTGTCAGGATATCGCACAAAACCCAGTGGTTCCCCTATCAGCTCCCTTTCGTATTGCCACCGTGTTAAGTCTCATGTGGGCTGAACTCACCAAAGGACCAGCCAAACTCATCCCCCTTCCGGTCGCATTAGATTGGGCAGATCGCCATGCCAAAGAAAATCAATCCACCCAAACCGGAGAGAGTCTTTTGAAAATGGGGTTGGACAAAATACTTGGATTCCTCCGCCAGAATTCTTAA
- a CDS encoding gamma-glutamylcyclotransferase family protein, giving the protein MRFFFYADNLNPTQLKRRAPEHKFLFKAYLPDHTIGFPRFSSQWRCGLASVIPSQGERVWGGVFELTDEDVKILDQFDGEVPEGAYRHLEANVYTEDEQKELVTTHTSQVIGKFKPKEHYLDFVVKGLKHWSMPEECLEMWELFRPR; this is encoded by the coding sequence ATGCGATTCTTTTTTTATGCTGACAATTTGAATCCAACACAACTAAAACGACGAGCACCAGAACACAAGTTTTTATTTAAAGCCTATCTCCCGGACCACACCATTGGGTTCCCACGGTTCTCATCTCAATGGCGGTGCGGTTTGGCCAGTGTGATCCCTTCGCAAGGAGAACGCGTCTGGGGAGGCGTCTTTGAACTCACCGACGAAGATGTGAAAATTTTGGACCAATTTGATGGTGAAGTTCCGGAAGGGGCGTACCGGCATCTCGAAGCCAATGTCTACACGGAAGATGAACAAAAAGAATTGGTCACGACACACACGTCACAGGTCATTGGGAAATTCAAACCCAAAGAGCATTATTTGGACTTCGTGGTAAAAGGACTCAAGCATTGGAGCATGCCTGAGGAATGCCTTGAGATGTGGGAATTGTTTCGTCCTCGATAA
- a CDS encoding (2Fe-2S) ferredoxin domain-containing protein encodes MPKPKYHIMVCTNTRPPGHPKPSCGSAGSQNLLMALNMGLMERGFQPGEVLVTGSSCLGPCEQGPTVVVYPDGTWYSQVKDEHVALILDEHIKKGTPVAQLNPDSVWA; translated from the coding sequence ATGCCAAAACCCAAGTATCATATTATGGTTTGTACCAATACACGCCCCCCTGGTCATCCGAAACCCTCTTGCGGATCAGCCGGATCCCAAAACCTTTTGATGGCCCTTAATATGGGACTCATGGAGCGTGGCTTCCAACCGGGTGAGGTCCTGGTAACTGGCAGCTCATGCTTAGGCCCCTGCGAACAAGGACCAACCGTGGTAGTCTATCCTGATGGCACTTGGTACTCCCAAGTAAAAGATGAGCATGTAGCCTTGATTCTCGACGAACACATCAAGAAGGGCACCCCCGTTGCTCAATTAAACCCAGATTCTGTGTGGGCGTAA
- a CDS encoding MogA/MoaB family molybdenum cofactor biosynthesis protein: protein MGTQHGSHSHGPSHSQGSASSAEHKARGPSTISCGIITCSDTRTPDTDKSGQLIRELLTSQGHCIDAYHVVKDEPTEVQLLLQELGTHHSLGAIIINGGTGISQRDSTFEAVDGLLEKHLVGFGEIFRYLSYKDIGSSAILSRATAGLYRGKVIFSIPGSSGAVRLAMESLIIPELPHIVGEMQK, encoded by the coding sequence ATGGGCACCCAACACGGTTCTCACTCACATGGACCTAGTCATTCGCAGGGCTCAGCTTCCTCTGCCGAACATAAGGCCCGTGGTCCCTCAACCATCAGTTGCGGAATCATTACCTGTAGCGACACCAGAACTCCCGATACGGACAAGAGCGGTCAGCTCATTCGAGAATTGCTCACCTCACAGGGACATTGTATTGACGCCTACCATGTGGTGAAGGATGAACCCACCGAAGTACAACTGCTCCTTCAAGAGTTAGGGACTCATCATTCCCTTGGCGCGATCATCATCAATGGAGGAACGGGAATTTCTCAGAGGGACTCAACGTTCGAGGCTGTGGACGGGTTACTAGAAAAACACCTGGTGGGGTTCGGCGAAATTTTCCGCTATCTTTCGTATAAAGACATTGGGTCGTCTGCGATTCTCAGCCGCGCCACCGCGGGTCTCTATCGAGGCAAGGTCATTTTTTCGATTCCCGGATCGAGCGGAGCCGTTCGATTGGCTATGGAATCCTTAATCATTCCTGAACTTCCCCACATTGTAGGTGAAATGCAGAAATAA
- a CDS encoding zinc-binding dehydrogenase, protein MPTLMKAVTFHEHGGPEKLIYEEVPLPQVGPDEVLVRVKACALNHLDIWIRQGIPNYSISLPHISGCDVSGVIDTVGTAYSGSLTPGQRVFVMPGISCGNCDDCLIGKENRCSQFQILGAQRNGGYAKYVAVPAVNVLPMPENLTFEQAAAFPLVTLTAWHMVKSLANVQPGESVLVMGAGSGVGSMAIQMVNLLGARALSTVGTEDKKGKANLLGAEDVINHSTENVADRVAALTNDRGVDVVIEHIGQAVWNSCLNSLSRGGRMVTCGATSGGAHQFDARYLYSRQLTIMGSYMGTRDELLEATRLIEAGTLRPILDTTFPLHEARVAQERMLERKNFGKIVLLPDPGEE, encoded by the coding sequence ATGCCAACTCTCATGAAGGCCGTGACCTTTCATGAACATGGTGGTCCGGAAAAATTAATCTACGAAGAGGTTCCTCTTCCCCAGGTTGGGCCCGACGAGGTATTGGTTCGAGTCAAAGCCTGTGCCCTCAATCACCTGGATATTTGGATTCGTCAGGGTATTCCAAATTATTCCATCTCTCTTCCTCATATTTCTGGTTGTGATGTCAGTGGTGTGATCGACACCGTAGGAACGGCGTATTCTGGTTCTTTAACGCCAGGGCAACGAGTGTTTGTCATGCCGGGAATCAGTTGCGGCAATTGTGACGACTGCTTGATTGGGAAGGAGAATCGCTGTTCGCAGTTTCAGATTCTTGGGGCTCAACGAAATGGTGGATATGCCAAATACGTGGCTGTGCCGGCGGTCAATGTTCTGCCCATGCCAGAAAATCTCACATTTGAACAAGCCGCGGCATTTCCTTTAGTGACGCTTACGGCATGGCATATGGTCAAGTCTTTGGCCAATGTGCAACCGGGAGAATCCGTCCTCGTGATGGGTGCGGGAAGTGGCGTGGGAAGCATGGCTATTCAAATGGTTAATTTATTGGGAGCGAGGGCGCTGAGCACGGTGGGTACGGAAGACAAAAAAGGAAAGGCAAACCTGCTAGGGGCGGAAGATGTCATCAATCATTCTACGGAAAATGTGGCGGATCGAGTTGCAGCCCTTACAAATGATAGGGGAGTCGATGTGGTTATCGAGCATATTGGACAAGCAGTGTGGAATTCTTGTTTGAATTCCCTGTCACGAGGTGGTCGCATGGTTACCTGTGGCGCGACCTCTGGTGGAGCCCACCAGTTTGATGCGCGTTATCTATACTCCCGGCAATTGACTATTATGGGATCGTATATGGGAACCCGAGACGAACTTTTGGAAGCCACGCGTTTGATTGAGGCGGGTACGCTTCGACCCATCCTGGACACGACATTTCCTTTGCATGAGGCCCGGGTGGCGCAAGAACGCATGTTAGAGAGAAAAAATTTTGGAAAGATTGTACTTCTTCCAGACCCTGGTGAGGAATAA
- a CDS encoding PhzF family phenazine biosynthesis protein yields the protein MTTPTRRLQFYKADVFTDQPFGGNPVAVIPDAEDLTDREFQQIAREMNLSETVFVVPPTDPAAIAKLRIFTPTQEIPFAGHPVIGTFFVLSLLNKFPLQEPITRFMFECNIGVFPVELLVVKDQVQQVIMSQPSPEYLGVVDEIKDLYEISQALGLTKANISDTRLPVEVVSTGLPVVIVPVRTLTAVKSIEVDLTGTMTICERLGVNGIMVFTTMTVEDWATVHTRMFAAPIGIVEDPATGSASGALGGYLVKNGVVDVGPTTEIYTEQGYEIDRPSRILVQVYSDDDMIQEIKVGGQAVMVAEGKLLF from the coding sequence ATGACAACTCCAACTCGACGCTTGCAGTTTTATAAGGCTGATGTGTTCACGGATCAGCCTTTTGGTGGAAATCCCGTGGCGGTCATTCCCGATGCTGAAGACTTAACTGATCGGGAATTTCAGCAAATTGCTAGGGAAATGAATCTCTCTGAAACCGTGTTTGTCGTTCCTCCGACTGATCCGGCGGCAATTGCCAAGCTCAGAATTTTTACTCCAACCCAAGAAATTCCTTTTGCCGGACATCCGGTCATCGGCACCTTTTTTGTCCTCAGTTTGTTGAATAAGTTTCCCTTGCAGGAACCAATTACCCGATTCATGTTTGAGTGTAACATTGGCGTGTTTCCTGTCGAACTATTGGTTGTGAAGGATCAGGTACAGCAGGTGATCATGTCTCAACCTTCCCCGGAATATTTAGGTGTGGTGGACGAAATTAAGGATCTGTATGAAATCAGTCAGGCTTTGGGATTGACGAAGGCCAATATTTCCGACACGCGGCTTCCCGTTGAAGTCGTGTCGACCGGTCTGCCGGTGGTGATTGTTCCTGTACGAACATTGACGGCAGTCAAATCGATCGAGGTGGACCTGACGGGAACGATGACGATCTGTGAGCGCCTGGGGGTGAACGGTATCATGGTATTTACCACCATGACGGTGGAGGATTGGGCCACGGTCCATACCCGTATGTTTGCTGCACCGATTGGTATTGTCGAAGATCCTGCGACAGGAAGCGCGAGTGGGGCTCTTGGAGGATACTTAGTGAAAAATGGGGTGGTGGATGTAGGGCCTACGACTGAAATATATACAGAACAAGGTTATGAGATTGATCGGCCATCTCGAATTCTGGTGCAGGTCTACTCCGATGATGACATGATTCAAGAAATAAAAGTCGGGGGCCAGGCGGTAATGGTGGCCGAAGGAAAGCTTCTTTTTTAA
- a CDS encoding radical SAM protein, whose amino-acid sequence MSSSFIKIDTKNAKPKSGRKLKTMLLFPPEWVPTAPYLALPSLTAVLRENGHEVIQRDINIEMYELFFSDMFLIWVNARMAQQLRELKGKEAQGELTEKEIDQKECLEEVLSFDVMELASSAEEAKRINRSEDFYDASKLEWALNVFRDVMRYISVAYYPASLVYYPMESNLGYRPGVSSEVYACLNDPQVNVYRDVCQQLVLPSIAKERPDVVGISIGTKMQLIAGLTFGKLIKEAYPDIHITVGGNVITRLQEDLAKQEPFFTEIFDSAIMYEGEHALLWLLEALVGDREWTAVPNLMYKEQGHVRINSEIYTEKTTSLPLPDFEGFPLDSYFVPTRILPYLATRGCYWGKCTFCDHGQGYFDQYRGKPAQDVVREVKALQEKFHADHFLFADESYPPALFKKVSQLLIEENVDIKWTTLIRFEETLQDPEIWDLAAKSGCKTLYYGMESANERVLELMDKHAKKSVIENNLKEAARVGIWNHVMAFYGFPGETKEEAEDTRQFLLDNKASIHSVELFYFVAYRHTPMVRNPEKFGITIHKQDEYDMPLDYYYTLNEPGGVSCLDAMQLCEEFYQNDFASWAVRINAREQIFLYISKYGTNKLPQIYATNHTPAEAKPDTVAGLITWPVAKADPEGGKDGEPGMARVVSHSAK is encoded by the coding sequence ATGTCTTCTTCCTTCATAAAAATCGATACTAAAAATGCGAAGCCAAAGAGTGGCCGTAAGTTAAAGACCATGCTGCTCTTCCCTCCGGAATGGGTGCCAACGGCGCCGTATTTAGCCCTTCCTAGCCTGACGGCGGTGCTTCGGGAAAATGGGCATGAAGTTATTCAGCGAGACATCAATATCGAAATGTATGAATTGTTTTTTAGCGATATGTTCCTTATTTGGGTGAATGCGCGAATGGCACAACAGCTCAGGGAGCTGAAAGGGAAAGAAGCACAAGGCGAACTGACGGAAAAGGAAATTGATCAAAAGGAGTGCCTGGAGGAAGTCTTGTCGTTCGACGTGATGGAATTAGCCTCTAGTGCCGAGGAAGCCAAACGCATTAACCGTAGCGAAGATTTCTATGATGCTAGCAAACTCGAATGGGCACTGAATGTTTTTCGTGATGTGATGCGCTACATCTCAGTGGCATACTATCCGGCTTCCCTAGTCTATTACCCGATGGAAAGCAACTTAGGGTATCGTCCTGGAGTCTCAAGTGAAGTGTATGCCTGCTTAAATGACCCTCAGGTCAATGTGTATCGCGATGTGTGCCAGCAGTTGGTTTTGCCTTCCATCGCGAAGGAGCGGCCGGATGTGGTGGGGATTTCGATTGGCACCAAAATGCAGCTGATCGCTGGGTTGACCTTTGGAAAGCTGATTAAGGAAGCCTATCCCGATATTCATATTACGGTCGGGGGAAACGTTATCACGCGTTTGCAAGAGGACCTGGCAAAGCAAGAACCATTTTTTACGGAAATATTTGACTCGGCCATCATGTATGAAGGTGAGCATGCCCTCTTGTGGTTGCTGGAGGCTTTGGTGGGGGATCGGGAATGGACCGCCGTTCCTAACCTTATGTACAAAGAGCAAGGCCATGTTCGGATCAATTCGGAAATTTATACCGAAAAAACGACCAGCCTCCCACTTCCAGACTTCGAAGGGTTTCCGTTGGACTCATATTTTGTCCCGACACGTATTCTTCCGTACCTTGCCACTCGCGGGTGTTATTGGGGGAAATGTACGTTTTGCGATCATGGGCAAGGATATTTTGATCAATATCGTGGAAAGCCAGCCCAAGATGTTGTGCGCGAGGTGAAGGCGTTGCAGGAAAAATTTCATGCCGATCATTTTTTATTCGCCGATGAATCCTATCCCCCGGCTCTCTTTAAAAAAGTATCCCAACTGCTTATTGAGGAGAATGTTGATATTAAATGGACGACGCTCATTCGATTTGAAGAAACTCTACAAGATCCAGAAATTTGGGACTTGGCAGCCAAATCGGGGTGTAAAACGCTCTACTATGGGATGGAGTCGGCGAACGAACGAGTACTGGAATTAATGGATAAACATGCCAAGAAGAGCGTCATCGAAAATAATTTAAAAGAAGCGGCGAGAGTTGGCATTTGGAATCATGTGATGGCCTTTTATGGATTTCCCGGAGAAACGAAAGAGGAGGCCGAGGATACGAGACAGTTTTTGCTGGACAATAAAGCCAGCATTCATTCTGTTGAGTTATTTTACTTCGTGGCGTACAGGCATACCCCCATGGTTCGAAATCCAGAAAAATTTGGCATTACGATTCACAAGCAAGATGAATACGATATGCCGCTGGATTATTACTATACCTTGAATGAACCTGGTGGTGTCAGTTGTCTGGATGCCATGCAATTATGCGAAGAGTTTTATCAAAATGACTTTGCATCTTGGGCCGTACGCATTAATGCGCGCGAGCAGATATTTCTTTATATTTCCAAATATGGCACTAATAAGCTGCCTCAGATTTATGCCACCAACCATACACCTGCCGAGGCTAAGCCGGATACCGTGGCGGGATTAATTACCTGGCCCGTGGCCAAAGCTGATCCTGAGGGCGGAAAGGATGGGGAACCTGGCATGGCGAGAGTAGTGAGTCATTCGGCTAAATAG
- a CDS encoding radical SAM protein has product MRIDYNKGGLLSSELIQLRRKESDANIGPKKKVMLVFPPDWYPSEPYLSLPTLAAFLRRAGHEVVQKDVNLEMYDWYFSADFLKRVLKRVPQQLDRLKRISRDRSLTEPETELQLALCECTRSRIAELSDQAEQAKAIVRSPDFYDAEKLEWAINIFREVTATISLVYAPARICMPPMETDLSYKIFMSSEVLEAVNDTQVNVYRDVFEHILRPAIEEEKPEIIGLSIVLRQQLFSTMTFCAMIKEAFPDIHITIGGNTVTRLRDVLPNTPRLFALFDSAIVYEGETAFLQLIEAIGTDRNFNEIPNLLWRDESGIHTSSVTSSESMSDLPPPDFDGLPLEKYFVPEPILPYLATRGCYWGRCEFCDHGEGYTAGYRTKKIQEVIEEVRLLRDKYHTRMFHFTDESYPPALFRKLTRALKEEKMDIAWTTHIRFEKSLLDDEVWQDAEDSGCKFLHFGYESGSERVLKLMDKATTTEVIQRSMELSSKHGVWNHVMGFFGFPGERYEDAKFSMQFLEDNKEHVHSIGFGTFDLSKHTPVAKNAEKWGVTYYANPEWDLALDYYFTVKDGLGIEDAERVFEEFEQNHYPGWDLKIFIREYVFLYVAHFGTNKLPALQFRIAPDEKDQALAKV; this is encoded by the coding sequence ATGCGGATTGATTATAATAAAGGGGGCTTGCTGAGTTCTGAGCTTATTCAATTGCGGAGAAAAGAGAGTGATGCCAATATAGGGCCCAAAAAGAAGGTCATGCTGGTCTTCCCCCCCGACTGGTATCCTTCGGAACCCTACCTGAGTTTGCCCACCCTCGCCGCCTTCCTTCGCCGGGCCGGTCACGAAGTCGTTCAAAAAGATGTCAATTTGGAAATGTATGATTGGTATTTTAGTGCGGACTTTTTAAAGCGCGTGCTTAAGCGCGTACCTCAGCAGTTGGATCGGCTGAAGCGGATCAGTCGCGATCGTAGCCTGACTGAACCTGAGACGGAACTGCAACTTGCGTTGTGTGAATGTACTCGATCACGCATTGCCGAATTGAGTGACCAGGCCGAACAAGCCAAGGCGATCGTTCGGTCTCCAGATTTCTATGATGCGGAGAAACTCGAATGGGCTATTAATATTTTTCGCGAAGTGACCGCGACTATTTCTTTGGTTTACGCCCCTGCTCGTATTTGTATGCCTCCCATGGAAACCGACCTTTCTTATAAAATTTTCATGTCGTCTGAAGTCTTAGAGGCAGTTAACGATACGCAAGTGAATGTGTACCGGGATGTCTTTGAGCATATTTTGAGGCCCGCGATTGAGGAGGAAAAGCCAGAAATTATTGGTCTGTCCATTGTGCTTCGGCAGCAATTATTTTCGACAATGACCTTCTGCGCCATGATCAAAGAAGCGTTCCCTGATATTCACATAACCATTGGGGGGAACACTGTTACCAGATTGCGAGATGTATTACCCAATACCCCAAGATTATTTGCCTTGTTCGATAGTGCGATAGTGTATGAAGGTGAGACGGCATTTTTGCAGTTAATTGAAGCCATCGGCACTGATCGAAATTTTAACGAAATCCCCAATCTGCTTTGGCGTGATGAGTCCGGGATTCATACCTCTTCGGTGACATCCTCAGAAAGTATGTCGGATTTGCCGCCGCCGGATTTTGATGGGCTGCCCCTCGAAAAATATTTTGTTCCGGAACCGATTCTTCCCTATCTGGCCACGCGTGGCTGTTATTGGGGACGGTGCGAATTTTGTGACCACGGTGAAGGATATACTGCGGGCTACCGCACCAAAAAGATTCAGGAGGTTATTGAAGAAGTTCGATTGCTTCGCGATAAATATCACACCCGCATGTTCCACTTCACCGATGAATCCTATCCCCCTGCCTTATTCCGCAAGCTCACCCGGGCCTTAAAAGAAGAAAAAATGGATATCGCCTGGACCACGCACATTCGATTCGAAAAAAGTTTGCTGGATGATGAAGTGTGGCAGGATGCGGAGGATTCCGGGTGCAAATTTCTTCACTTCGGGTATGAATCTGGCAGTGAGCGCGTGCTGAAACTCATGGATAAAGCCACCACGACGGAGGTGATTCAACGCAGCATGGAGTTATCGTCGAAGCATGGCGTGTGGAATCATGTCATGGGATTTTTTGGATTTCCGGGTGAGCGATACGAAGATGCAAAATTTTCCATGCAATTTTTAGAAGACAATAAAGAACATGTGCATTCCATTGGATTTGGAACATTTGATTTGAGCAAACATACTCCCGTCGCCAAGAATGCTGAAAAGTGGGGCGTGACATACTACGCCAATCCTGAATGGGACCTGGCTCTGGATTATTATTTCACAGTAAAAGATGGGTTGGGTATTGAAGATGCCGAGCGCGTGTTTGAAGAGTTTGAACAGAATCATTATCCCGGCTGGGATTTGAAAATTTTCATCCGGGAATATGTGTTTCTTTATGTGGCCCATTTTGGCACCAACAAACTTCCTGCTCTCCAATTTCGAATTGCCCCCGATGAAAAGGACCAGGCCTTAGCGAAAGTTTAA